In Vulpes lagopus strain Blue_001 chromosome 4, ASM1834538v1, whole genome shotgun sequence, the DNA window agagagagagagagagagagaggcagagacacaggcagagggagaagcaggctccatgcaccgggagcctgacgtgggattcgatcccgggtctccaggattgcgccctggtccaaaggcaggtgccaaaccgctgcgccacccagggatcctctttcCTGATTCTATACCCTTGTTATCGGCTCATTTTGTAAACTTTCAGACACTTCCTCCATGCATTTGTCTCTCTTTATGTGTATATCATCATACATAGTTCtgtgatttttgtgtctatatctTTATATAAATTGGTACTAGCTGTTTATACTGTGTGCATTTCCCTGAAATAGCTTTCTTCACTCAACTCTCTGTCTTAGAGATTTTTCCTCATCagtttatattgatttattttttattttttttaatttttaaaaaagattttattcactcatgagacacacacacacacacacacacacacacacacacagaggcagagacgcaggcagagggagaagcaggctccatgcagggagcccaacatgggactccatcccgggtctctaggatcacaccctgcgctgaaggcggtgctaaaccactgagccacctgggctgccccagtttatATAGATTTAGCTAATACTTTTAAACTACTGCAGAGTATTCCACAGTACAACGTATcactttatttaattaaatgtattttgtctgGATCAATGCTCCCTTTTTATGAAATATTGGGAAATACCTTCTGTATTATCctgaaatgaaatttataaatatgacTTACTTAAAATTTGACTTAAAATCTATACAGTGTTCTAACTGTACCATAATGATATAAAGAATAGCAGTTTATAATAAACTAATATGTTATTTTGAGGTATACATGGCTCATGCACACTGCCACAGAGGACATTGTAAAGTCGATAGGTGCTTGCACCAAGTGTTGGACTGAAATGAGGGCTACAGCCCCAATTGAAGACAGATTTAGGTGTGTTTGTTGCTGATTTAAATACTTGGGGTGATATTGCTATTGATTTCAGGATTTTTCTGAGATGAACAACTTGTGGTCAATATTCAAACTGAACAAAGTTCCAATGTGTCAGTTTCTCTGATGGTCCTGTTCTTAGAAAACTCCTCGTACATTAAAATTGTGCAAAAACTACTTTGTGTTTATATACAACTGAGTTAAATTCTTggctcagatttttttccccccacaggaGTTTCTGGCAGGTTACCCAAACTTCTTGCTGGCTGGGAAAATTCTCCAGCGTGTGCGATACATTGTGGCCTCCAATCACTGAATGCTAGTAGTACCCCAAAGATGGTGCTAAACACCCCTATAAATTTCCTAAGTACCTTTTGGAGAGTGTTACACTGTCCTCATTAAGAACTACTGATCTGATGAAgacatttatgcttttttcccctccagatttttgctgctataaacaaaaCAGTGAAGAATATCCTTATTTATGCCTTTTTATGTGGATGTCAGAACAATTCTTCAGGAAAAGATCAATCCCAAGTCATTTCGACCAAGGTGCCCTCACACGTAAGCAGGGGCACGAAGCAGGACCTCTCTACAGGATGCCCATTTCTGTtccacttcttttctcttttccaggtgGTCCCCAGACCTGGGTTAGAGTGGGTTCCAGTTCATGGAAAACCCAGAGCCATGGCCTCCTTTCCACCTCTGGGAATACAGCGCTCCTCTGGTGTAGGTTGTTCTTACCTGTCCATCTAAGGTAGGTGGCACATGCATGATTTCAGAGCCCCGCTGCCTTTTCCAAAGAGGCTGTCTTCTGAGTTGCAACTCCTCAGCCATAATGTGACCCACAGTTTCTGCTGTGACAGGTGATCTCTGGTGGGACAACCTGCTCCCACTACTTGCCGAAAGTACAGAATAGGAGTGAAATACCCGGAACCATTattaggttgattttttttaatgaagtatctTAATTGTGCATATTGAAAATTATGAGTAGCTTGAAGGTGTTTCTTGGAGAGCTGGTGAACTTGGACTTGTTCCCAGAGACATTGATGAAGAAAGAGGTAGAAGTTCCCAGACAGTGACTGAGAATGGGAGACAAGGGTCAGAGATGTGGATTTTCGGGCTGGCGGGGAACTTGGAGGACATTTAGTCCAATTTTTGATGCCCTTTCCATGAGTGAGACCCCTTTCAAAAGCCTCAGATGCAGCAAGTACTGTTGCATGTtctaagagaaagaaggaagattcCAGAATGTTACAAAGAAGCCATGAAAGGAGTCGAGATTTATTCATAAGTAAGGACcagaaaaggtaatttttttttttgtaaatgaggaaagaCTTTGGAGCAGGAATGTCGTGGGAATAACTTTCCcttcaaaggaaaggaaaccagTAGACCGATGACAAGGAGtttgaattgtgtgtgtgtgtgttttttttttttgcattgactTGATTATCTTTCCTGGGTTGCGTCTCCTTTACTCAATTGCTAATATCTAGGGCTCAGCAATgaacagaaatgtttttatatatattgcctCATCTAATGTTCACAGGGTTGCAAGTATATATGACTATAGGCGAACATACCCaggtggaagaagaggaggagacaacTGTAGGTTACAGGTTGAGAAAGTGACAGGAATAAAACCCATGCCCAGGGCTTGCAAATCTTCATCATATGCCCTTTACGACAAACCAGCTCTAAATGAATTTGAACTCGTAGAATGTTACGATGAACATTGTGTTTTTATAGCTTTCTTTGGCATGTTATGGTATTTTCTCAGATTCTCTAATGTTTGCCTACCTGGCTGTATTTACTCATTGTACCCTGGTggtaaataagaaatattatggggaagaggagaaacaggAAGATGAGAAGATGCTTGTTCATTACTCTGAGCAGCAATGTTGGCTCAGAAATTTGAGACTcagtcactgaaaaaaaaaaaaaaatcaaagaaaaaacccacaacaacaGGGAGATAAAGCTGGTTCCTTTTGGACCCACCAGGCGATGGGACACAATGTGAATGATGTGGCCTCCTGGTCTCCCATTCAGGGCAAAGGCAGAGTGGCAACAGCTTCACTGTATTTTCCTGAAGGAAAAACACAGAGGTATAGACAGTGTATCTAATAATAAAGAGCAAAATCTGGAGCACATATGGCATCCTTGaataagattaaatgagaaaatgatgtATGCAAATGTGTTCAGCATAATGCCAGCCACAATTAGGTTTTCAATGAATGTTGGTTCAATTTGagattgtatttgtttcctagagctCTCTATTTAATAccttgtgatttaaaaaacaaaacaaaacaaaactctcctctgacttttttctttttctcctctgactTCTATTGCCATGATCTAATGATGAAAAATGAACCAGGTTACCTACCTACTTACCTGGGAGCCTCTCCCCAGTCCCTACTAGGTCTGCTGTCCCTCACCCAGTGTTCCTGCAGCCATCCTGCAATCTCTCCCTAGGGTTACCCAGTCAGAAACTGGACCATTGCAGCCGACTGAAATCcttctctttccttggcttctgcACATGCAGACAAAATGATGGGAGCTCTCTGAAGGGATTGTCAGAGTCCCTGGATGGTTGGGAATGTGTTTTTAGACTCCTTTGTTGAGTTTAAGAGGAAACGCATGAGCTCCCGCATCATGGTGGGAACACAGTGGATGCTATGTTCTTCTTTTGCCTCTTTATTTTATCCCCCAATTCCCAGGACTGTCACACCACTAATTGTGGTATAAGGTCAGCTCATTTGGCCTCATTGTAGGAAAAGTTTTAACATAGGCCACCACCAACACTCTCCTCACCCCCAATGCCTCCCTCACCCCCTACACCTCCAGGAAGGTGTGTGATGAATGGTGGGTGTAGGCTGTTTGAGGATCCCACGAAGGGCCAGATGGAAGGggtgtgaagagaaaaaaaggagtatAATCAACATTTGAACAATGGAAAATCttagattatgattttttttttttagcagaatgATTAAGCCATTTTAGAAACATGACTCATATGTTGACTTCTGCCCTTTCTTCCTCCAAATGATTATGAAAAACACATACTTGGAGGATTTTAATAAGATTATGAGTAATATTAGATCATTGTAATTCCTGTTTATGGAGGACAGCAGTCCAATACTTAATTGCAAGAGGAAAATGAATCTGTGCTTCTAGGAAGCACTGCTATTTtacaaaaaacaaggaggaatAATTTGGCTATGTTTGCTTCTAGCCCTTTCCTTgctgttttttctcatttttttcccttaagattttatcAAAGTAACATATACATCTAGTTTAAACATCTAGTTTATCAAAGTAATATATACATCTAGGTAGATATTTCTAccaatttgttttgaaaaaacaGTGGTTCTTGCTCCCATTCTCTTCCAAAGCCTTCTTTCCCAAAGCAGCTGCTTTCACTGCTGTGagctgtgcgtgtgtgtatgtctttTGTCTCTAAATTATATGTTTGTACTGCCACCTTTGACTTCTCGGTCTCTGGCGTACTTTCCACTATGGAATATGAAAACTTAGTTCTTCCTCAGCCCATTTCCATGGCAGACCCTTTTCAATGTCATTTCATTGTAATGTTGGCTAAACCAATAGTCAGCATTTGAAATGTTAGGACTcacataataagaaatatatatttggtcccTGCTTCTGGTTCCTGATGCAGACCTAGTAGAACCCTTGTAATTCCCTGAGTGATGGGAGTGCTAGcagcatctttctttcttttctctctctttttttttaatattttatttattcatgagagacacacacagagaaagaggcagagacacaggcagagggagaagcaggcttcatgcagcgagcctgacacaggactcgatcccgaggctccaggatcacaccctaggccaaaggcgacgctaaactgctgagccacccaggctgccctaggagcatcttttgttccaATATATATAGTCTTTGATACCAGTTTCCTGAGCCAGAGCTTCTAAGACCCTTCAAATCTCTGGAGTGATAGGAATATCTTTTTGATGCTAATAACCTGACTGGTGTTGGGTGGCCTCTAGCATCAGAATGGGGTTGGTGCTAGAAAGACCCAGCCACAGCTAGAAGGAACTTTTGAGCCGCACCTCTAGCCTCTGGACATTGAGTCAATCACTGGCGGATAATGACTTAATCAATTATACCTACATAATGAAACCACCATAAAAACCCTAAATGAGGAAATTCAGAGAGCTTCCTGGTTGGTTGGTGAATACATTCAAATGCCAGGAGGGTGGGGAACCCCAATTCCATGGAGACAGAAGTTCTGGCATTTGGAACTCTTCTGAGTCTCACCCTATATACCTCTTCATCTGGCTTTTCATCTAAGTTGTTTGTAATAAACCAGTAAATGTGAGCAAAGTGTCTCCCTGAGTTTTGTGAGATGCTACGGCAAATTACTGAACCTGAGGAGGAAGTGTGGGAACCTCCAATTTATAGATGGTTGGTTGGAAGTACAAGTGACAACCTGAGGCCTgagactggcatctgaagtgggatGCAGCCTTGTGGAACCGAGCCCTTAACCTTCAGGTCTGTACTCACTTGGAGTAATTAGTTTCgggattgaattgaattgtagggCACCTAGTTGATGTCTGGAGAGTTGGAGAATTGGTTGGTGTGAGAAACCCCGCTCCCCCAATTTGATGTCTGGTGGTGTGAGTAgagaaacatgttttcttttaatgacaATGTAAgtgctattaaagaaaaaaaaatgttattcatgaTGGAACTATGTACtatagaatttttctttcctgtacacacttttgttttctgtgaaaaatcGCCTTGTTTTTATTTGCTCTCAAACTCTGCATCAGTGAAATCCTCAATAACTTCAGAAACATTTAGTagtctaagattttatttacctgagaaaGTCTCTCCTCAGGCCTCTTGTTTTGTTCCGGTCTGGAATTGTCCCCATTGGCCCTGAGATCTGCCTTTACAGTCGTCCTGGTcattctctttgcctctctctcatcctGGACCTCGTATTGTCTGCACTTCATGTCTTCCTTTATCACCTATGCCCTAGCTTTGGTGGAGTGGTTCCCAGAGAAAGAATACACAGAAAGTAAACTGTTTTTGAGATTTGGGTTGTctgaaaagtctttattttgcccATGTACTTGAGCATCCAGATAAGAAATTCTAGGTCAGAGATGATTGTTGCAGTATCTTCCAAAATTACCTTTGAAAAGtctaaaaaatactcaaattccTAATATTTTGAATGTAGTATCCTCTTCACGTCTTGCCCTCTTGAGAAGCTCATAGGGTTTACACCTTATGTTCAATATTCTGAAACTTTATTATGGCCCAGATACTTggagctccccaccccctgccttttttttaaggttttacttatttatttgagagatagagagagcacaggagcaagggagagagacagagggaaagggagaagtaggctccctgctgaacaaggagcttgatgcagggctccatcccaagatcctaggatcatgacctgagccgaaggcagacacttaacagattgagccacccaggtgccctttaaaaaaaaaaaaaagtttttatttattcatgagagacacagagagagaggcagagacacaggcagagggagaagtaggctccctatggggagcccaatgcaggactggatcccaggacactgggatcatgacctgagccaaaggcagaagctcaacactgagccacccaggtgcccctggaggacCGTTTTAATAGGAAAACTTCCGTCCTTTAGTTCTGGGaatttttcttcagttattttgTTAGTTGGATTTCCCCCcctccatttattatttctctccttttagaATCTCTGTTAGTTGGATATTCGATATCCTGGATTGGCATTCTGTTGTTTTCTACCTAcagttttgtattctttttggTCCTGCTTTCTGAGAATTTCATACATTAgtcttttttcccttatattgaatatttaatttcagaGAATCATGTTTttgagtgaaattaaaaaaaatttttttgaatgtcTCCTCTTAACAACATCTTATTTGTTATCCAACTGTACCAGATACTGTTGGATACCAGATACTGTTGGATACTGTTGTGTATCCAACAGTATCTTGTTGGAGATTCTGATCTCTGAGGATATTGATTTTGgggaggacatttttttttcttctcctcgtATTGATGAATTTCCTACAAGTAGctcttttgttgctttgttttcattttatcctccATTTTTTCTCACATACTCCAGACTCCTTGTTTTCTGCTGGTGTTAAGTAGGGAATGGAGGGCTAACTGGAAACTGTGAACTTGTCAATGGGACTTGTTGACCTCAGGCTTCACTGTAGAGTGTTGGCAGGGCTAATTATTTGAGGAATCTCTGATAGTGTCTTTAGATCTTCCTGTTGGAATGCTTGGATTCATGCCTGGAAGCTGAAGGCCTGAGTGCCAGTGTTCTGGAACCCTAGTGAGGGGAAGTTGTTTGTTTACCTAATTTGTCTGTTTTCAATGTATCCTTACCTCAGATGTGTTCAGTGTTCACCCAGCTCAGAGATCCTGTTTTATCGTCTCCAGAGAATATCCTCTAGTCTTTCCCTAGGGCTAAGGAGGAGTGGTTGCCTGGTTATGCAAAAGGGAGGATGTGATCTGGGCATCTGAATCTTAAACTGACTTACAACCAATTTTTAACGGTTTTTCTCCATAGGTACCTGGTATTGAAAATCCTAAGTAAAAGTCAGTTAATTCTTGACATTTCCTTCTGCTTGCATAGGATTTCGTTTTCTCAGATCTGCTGTTTTTGGCTACTTGTCCGTCTGCTTTCTAGCttcccaagtgttttttttttcttccctcattctctctctctctctgtctttttaagattttatttacttatttgagagaaagacagagatagtgacagagagcacaagtggggaggagagggagaaataggctcctcactgagcagggagcctgatgtggggctcaatcccaggatcctgggatcatgacctgagccaaaagcagttgcatagccgactgagccacccaggacccctccTCCCCTCATTCTGTTATTGTAGATTGAAGGCttgaaaaagaatttctaaaaatctcTGCATAGTCAATTTAGAAGAGTTTTAGGGAGAAAGTGAAGGAAGATGCAGGGATTCAATCTCTTTCCCTCTTTATGACTTTCAGTCTAGGACATCAGCTCCAAATTTTTTTTGTGGTGGAGTCCTGTCTTTAACTGAGGTCTTGCACAgaatgtgtatacacacacacacacacacacacacaccccctatacatacatacactagATATAAGCAAAgctactctgttttgttttgtaagatttatgtatttatttgagagtgagagcaaacacacatgcacgagctgggggagggacaagcagactccatccaccaacctgagatcatgacccaagccgaaatcaagagttagaggcttaactgactaagccccaCACATGCCTCAAAGCTACTCTGTTTGAAGAGGAGGTGAAAACCTGTGGTTGCACTTCCTCAGTTCTTATCTTGTCCCTTCTCTACCATGAGAACTCCCTTCAAGGCATGGTTTGTAAACTGCTGATTTAGGAGTTGAATATGATTTATCCTTCTGCCAGGTGCTAGACATTTGGGTGAAACATGGCATTATGGAAGGAGCATTAACTTATTCCATTAGAGATTAATTTTATCACTCTCCGTTGCTCAAATGGTGCAagtcagaaagttaaaaattttttttctcaaattttttgaaTTAGAATAAAATTGGACTCTGGACTTCCTTGCAGCCAAACTTTAGGTTgcaaaaaatagctttaaaattatatacatgtatatatattatatatatttattttagttgaaAGGAAAGTACATAAATTTTCCTGAATATTAAGCAATATTTAACAATGTTTATACATTTGATAATTGAGGATGTTgtatattctgatttattttcgGAAAGTTACAATTCTATTTTATGCTGGATTGCTATTAGATTCAATGTTCAAAATTATTTACCTGAATATACATGTGAGATGAGGTCTACAGGgccaaaagaatattttgagcTTATTCTGCAGGGAAATCATTATTAAATTAATGCATAATTTAGCTTCGTGTTTATGCATAGTGTAGCctttaaaaacattgttatttccttcctcctccacctttcCCTGGCACAGACCATCAATTACCTGATGAAATCATGGAAGAATGTGGAAGTATTTACACACTACAGGTCACTCAAAGGTCCAGTGGGGAATGGACACCAGGATTTACAAATGCtgttaaatgaaatatgtattttcacATGTCACTAAGGTGACCCAgtgcattttttaatgtaataagaaaataagacaaaaaataccTCCCTAATTTATAAACAGAAGCCAAAAAAATCCTTTACCAATGTCGAGAGTCAAAATGAAGGAAGTGCAGGTAGGTCTCTTCAGAATCATGACCTTCTGCTGTTATGTGTTAACACCAGCAAAGTTTCACAGGGGACTCAGATATCatgctaaaatttttttttgacaattgtACTACAAAAGGATTCATGAGTTTTATCTTCAGGCATGAGATACCTTTAGAAAACAGGAACATGCCCCAAACTGTGGTGAGAAACACCGAGTATTTTGATTGGTGTTGCATATCGGAGGGACTCTCAAGAGCAATTAAAAGAGTTGTCCTGCTTGTGGCCTCTTTTGGAGGCAGACTATGCATGGGATATGACCTCTCTATGACACATCTAGTGGAGCACTGTGAGATGGATGACCAGGTGCCTGACAAAGGGTACTCTTTCAAGCTGCTTACAGAGGaatatggaaaggagaaaaaacatcaCTTGTAGAGCTGTCAACTGTAGAAACAGAAGAGTCCTGGAAAAACCATTTCTGGAAAAGTATATATTTTGATGACCATGCAAGTCACTAAATTGCCTGTGAGCACACAGGGGATACTTGGTTACATGTGATCGCAACAGGGTGTGTGTGCCATGGCCTCGACTTGCTTCTTGATGACATCATGAAGCTGGCCTTTCCCCAAAGGATTCCAAGAGCCAAAATATTGTGAAACTCGCAGGAGCCACTCATTGCTGTTGTCTTCAAGAAGAAGTCAGGGGGAACACAAAAAACTAAATCAAGTCACTGCAGGTGAGTTACAAAACCATTGAGGAGAGTGGATTGTCTGATCTTTGGCAATCTTTTGAGAAAAGTGAAGCAGCTCTTCAAGCAAGTGCACTTTTTCTTGAGGTCTCTATAAatgtttattcttgtttttattctctttcatctttCACAGTAGACCTCTCGCTGTGGAGTCTTGAGTGAGACCATATCAAGTAGGAGAGAAGGCCTTTATTTGTGAGTGGCCTTGGAGAGGACCATGACTCCAGGATCTTTGATATTGGAAGAGCAGActcccttctctgcttctcctgcaCCTCTACTTCCTTCTACCCtcctatttctttcctctttcccctttgctttttttctttttcatgttcatAAGCATTCTTGCCCCTTTAAAGCTCACCTGAGTTGGATTCTTCTTCATTGCCCCCTGATCTGGACCAGTGTCCCTGTGTGGTTGGCGGCAGAGGCAACATGTAACATGTGTAATCACCTTATGAATGGCAAAGTGTTCCAACAGGTTGGTTGTTACTCTCTTActgtccccccaccctcaccctcaccgccccccaccccgtgggcTTGTTCTGAACTCCTCTGGTCATCCCAACTCTTGCTTCTTTGGCTCCTGTGGTGTGTCCGTTCTGGATCTGGcctcctcagtttcccttctctgtctttcccttcttctcATGACTTACTTATCTCTCATTTCCTCAGAGCCTTCTTAGGAAATGAGTAATTTTGGTTTGCTAAGCACACTGAAGCTAAGGCATTAATGGCTAACAGATTTGATGTTGACACATCAAGAAATTACACATTTTAACTGGAGACTCCTCAAACTTCAATATGGAGGCTGCCAGTGAAATTTCAGGCAACATGGGCAGTCAGTGGAGGAGAAATGAGCCTTTTCCTGGTGCCTGTGCATATGGATGACTTCTTATTCCACTCATACAAGAGATAGGCCTTAATATGATGTTAGCAGACCACTGAATAaactgggggatgcctgggtggagcctgcttctccctctgcctctctctgtgtatctctcatgaataaataaataaataagatctttaaaaacaaatattaaattggGACATGAAGGGTCAGAAAAGGTTTGTGGTTAGGGGAGCCAAACAAGGATAAGGACATCTTTCAAGGAaaagttaggaaaaaaataataaagtataaaacatGAGCATTTTCAATCACCTCTGGAGCCTCTCTTCTGTTAATATTTCCCTGCTTCTGGCTCTGGTAAGGAACAGGCAAATACAGGTTAGGCAAATACAGACATCAAGTCATTGAGCTGGGAGTGATTTGCATGCCAAGAGAGATCACAGGGATCCTCTTCTCAAATCCTGGGGGACTGGAGGTGTTTGCTGGCTTTTGTGTGAATCCAAGGGGAGAGATTTTAGGTCTCTGGTCTCAGCAGAGTGGCTTGGCCAGAGAGTCCAGTTTGCCTTGCGGATGTGTCCCCATGTGAGCAGAGCCTCCTGGAGAGGATGTCCTCCTCACCTACATTGATCTTCATGGTCATCTTCTTCCTGGAGTCGTTGGCTGCAATGCTGCAGAATGGCTTCATGGTTACTGTGTTGGGCAGGGAGTGGGTGCGACGCCGGACGCTGCCTGCAGGTGACATGATTGTGGCCTCCCTGGCTGCCTCCCGGTTCTGCCTGCATGGGGTGGCCATCCTGAACAACCTCTTGATCTTCTTTGGTTTTTACTTTGTAAGGGACTATTACAACACCCTCTGGCACTTCGTCAACACTCTCACTCTCTGGCTCACTGCCTGGCTTGCTGTCTTCTACTGTGTGAAGGTCGCCGTCTTCTCTCACCCTGTCTTCTTCTGGCTGAAGTGGAGGATTTCGCGGTTAGTGCCCAGGCTGCTGCTGGGCTCCCTGGTCTTAGTTGGCCTGACAGTCATCTCATCAGCCATTGTGACTGGAATTCTGAAACAGATGATTGCCTCCAAGAGTTCCCAAGGAAACAGCACCTGGGCTGAGAGAGTACAGGCCTTCTATAGGTCTTTTCATCTATTTGATGTAATGCTTATGTGGTCAGTTCCATTCCTCCTGTTCTTGGTGTCCATGCTCTTGCTCGTGTTCTCACTGTGCCGGCATTTGGGGTTGATGAGGAACTATAGACAGGACCCATGTGATCCTAGCACCCGGGTTCACACGATGGCCCTGAAGTCACTTGTCTTCTTCCTTGTCTTCTACACATCATATTTCCTGTCTCTGGTTGTTGTTGCTATAGAAATAACAAACTTCCAGAGTCACTGGTACTGGGCCTGGGAAGTGGTAACCTATGCAAGCATCTGTCTGCACTCCAGCATGCTGGTGCTAAGCAGCCCCAAACTGAGAAAGGTCCTGATGACCAGGCTTTGGAAAGCTCTGGACAAAGGCTGATCTGTCTCAAGTTATCAGTATCAATAATCACTTCTCTCTTTAcgtttccctctttctttcctactcCTTCTAtgccttattaattctttttgcAGCCCTCTCTGTTCCTGACATCCCCTCTACTGTTTCTAGTCCTCAGGGTGGGTTCCAAACAATCCTGGGCCAGGATGATGGCTTCATTGCCTCACAGACCTTTCACACCCTGTATATGAGCAACTATTATAAAGTTCTCCAAGCATCCTTTGGTCCTGACTGCTTTATGGAGACCTGTAATGGTTGTCAGTTGTCTCTGTGGTCaacttgaagtatttttttaatggtggtaCAAATTGTCCCACATCATCCCACACACAATGCCCTGCTCTTTACTGCTCTGCTGTCAGCTTAGGCTCTCCACTCCAACCCAGTAAGGGTTCTTTCCATCTCCCCACATGCTCACATCTTCTTCACTGTAGCCTGTGGTCATTTGGCCCATCTGgaacttccttctttcctttgtctgCCATTCTTGTCCATTCCCTTTTTTTGTATCCAGCTTTTGACTGATTCCACCCATGGAGTCTTCTCAGTTTGATCCCATGGGAAGCCGAGGGTGTATATATGAGTTTCCTGCCCGTCTAGGCCCTGCCTAAGATTTTGTATGTTTGCTATATGTTGACTTAAAAGGAATTGTCTGATGTGGAAATGCTTTTAGGTTTTGGTCAACagaagatagagaagaaaaaacaaaaaaaaatttgatgttGTTCTTAATTTGGATGATCCTATTATACCTGTATGCTCACCCAGGAGGTGGATCCTGAATGTCAGTGCCTAGGATAGTAGTCTCCAAATTGGGGTGTTTGCATCCCAGAG includes these proteins:
- the LOC121488760 gene encoding taste receptor type 2 member 143-like translates to MSSSPTLIFMVIFFLESLAAMLQNGFMVTVLGREWVRRRTLPAGDMIVASLAASRFCLHGVAILNNLLIFFGFYFVRDYYNTLWHFVNTLTLWLTAWLAVFYCVKVAVFSHPVFFWLKWRISRLVPRLLLGSLVLVGLTVISSAIVTGILKQMIASKSSQGNSTWAERVQAFYRSFHLFDVMLMWSVPFLLFLVSMLLLVFSLCRHLGLMRNYRQDPCDPSTRVHTMALKSLVFFLVFYTSYFLSLVVVAIEITNFQSHWYWAWEVVTYASICLHSSMLVLSSPKLRKVLMTRLWKALDKG